A stretch of Besnoitia besnoiti strain Bb-Ger1 chromosome III, whole genome shotgun sequence DNA encodes these proteins:
- a CDS encoding N-acetylglucosaminyl-phosphatidylinositol biosynthetic protein PigA, family GT4 protein (encoded by transcript BESB_045840) translates to MEGFKGAGLAQPPPRRRRQLCICMASDFFFPSLGGIETHIYNLSQCLIQRGFKVVVITHYAKKRYGVRYLSNGLKVYYLPFLPVANNATLPTFFAFFPLIRNILLRERVDIVHGHQSTSTLAHETLMIARALGMQVAYTDHSLFGFDDMACIHLNKIVRFSLHDLDACICVSHTHRENFVLRAGIHPSRVSVISNAVDASTLVPDPAKRPQPPQVRVVVLSRLAYRKGIDLLVTVIPPICKKLPHVNFVIGGDGPKRIILEEMREKHRLQDRVELIGAVSHDKVGALLQSGHIFLNTSLTESFCIAIVEAAACGMLVVSTNVGGIPEVLPPHMVLLCDPDDLQVQRRLAEAVAMVHTVDPFRFHREILQRYSWHDVAARVERVYFSLLFPETKVYPPCSASATPCLCGHSPLGPSEDDPREAAHFCVCARRTFWRDDARSISLEGEEDVTSSPRVDTRSFYEDSLCACCDKPPLCCGCLELPPSPPPLPSPFLVVQRLRKLYALGPVSGKIFCIVAIITWVYIRVLEFFYPSAEIEEVPAFPCDILLCLAEESGPEESENLANSESASQDQLH, encoded by the exons ATGGAGGGTTTCAAGGGGGCGGGGCTTGCGCAGCCCcccccgaggcgccgcagacagctCTGCATTTGCATGGCGAGCGATTTCTTTTTCCCTAGCTTGGGAGGGATTGAGACGCACATTTACAATCTCTCGCAATGTCTCATTCAGCGAG GTTTCAAAGTTGTCGTCATCACGCACTACGCGAAGAAGCGATATGGCGTGCGGTATCTGTCCAACGGACTGAAAGTTTACTACCTCCCATTTCTTCCGGTTGCGAACAACGCCACGCTCCCGACgtttttcgccttcttccctctcATTCG GAACATTCTGCTGCGGGAGCGAGTAGACATCGTGCACGGACATCAGTCGACCAGCACGCTTGCTCACGAGACGCTGATGATTGCGCGGGCGCTTGGCATGCAA GTGGCGTACACTGACCACAGCTTGTTCGGCTTCGATGATATGGCCTGCATCCACCTGAACAAAATCgttcgcttttctctccaCGACCTCGACGCGTGCATCTGTGTCTCGCACACGCATCGCGAGAACTTCGTGCTGCGCGCGGGAATCCAcccgtcgcgcgtctctgtcaTCAGCAACGCAGTC GACGCAAGCACCTTGGTTCCTGATCCTgcgaagcggccgcagccgccgcaggttCGCGTCGTCGTGCTGTCGCGTCTCGCATACCGCAAAGGAATCGACCTGCTGGTGACGGTCATTCCGCCGATCTGCAAGAAGCTCCCCCACGTCAACTTTGTGATTG gcggagacggcccCAAGCGCATCATTCTCGAAGAGATGCGAGAGAAGCACCGCCTGCAGGACCGCGTCGAGCTAATTG gcgccgtgTCGCACGACAAAGTGGGCGCTCTCCTGCAGTCAGGTCACATCTTCCTCAATACCTCGCTCACCGAGTCCTTCTGCATCGCGATCGTCG AGGCAGCCGCCTGTGGCATGCTCGTCGTGTCTACGAACGTCGGAGGCATTCCTGAG GTGTTGCCGCCGCATATGGTGCTGCTCTGCGACCCCGACGACCTGCAAGTCCAAcggcggctcgcggaggcTGTGGCTATGGTTCACACCGTGGATCCTTTTCGCTTCCACCGCGAG aTCCTTCAGCGCTACTCCTGGCATGACGTCGCTGCCCGCGTG GAGCGCGTCTACTTCTCGCTGCTTTTTCCCGAGACGAAAGTCTATCCTCCGTGCTCAGCTTCGGCGACGCCCTGCCTGTGCGGGCACTCGCCTTTGGGGCCCAGCGAGGACGACCCGC gcgaagccgctcACTTCTGTGTCTGTGCGAGACGCACCTTCTGGCGGGACGACGCGAGAAGCATCTCGCtagagggggaggaggacgttacttcgtctccgcgggtTGACACGCGCAGTTTCTATGAGGATAGTCTTTGTGCGTGTTGTGACAagccgcctctctgctgcggctgtctcgagcttccgccctcgcctccgccgctcccgtCGCCGTTCCTCGTCGTGCAGCGACTGCGTAAGCTCTACGCGTTGGGCCCAGTCAGCGGAAAAATATTCTGCATCGTCGCCATCATCACGTGGGTTTACATCCGCGTGCTCGAGTTCTTCTACCCGAG CGCCGAGATCGAAGAGGTTCCAGCCTTCCCCTGCGACATCCTTCTTTGCCTCGCTGAGGAGAGCGGACCTGAGGAAAGCGAGAATCTCGCGAACAGCGAGAGTGCTAGCCAGGATCAGCTGCACTAA